One stretch of Aquimarina sp. Aq107 DNA includes these proteins:
- a CDS encoding aldo/keto reductase family oxidoreductase, with protein sequence MNIKISEKGPLFSRIVAGCMNWGEWGANLTTDESQKLIEDCLEIGVTTFDHADIYGHYTTESLFGNAIKGKSSLREQMQLVTKCGIRLITPNRPDNQIKSYKTTKKYIIESVEQSLVNLQTDFIDMLLIHRPSPLMNPLEIAEAFETLKSSGKVLHFGVSNFTPSQFDMLNDVFPLQTNQIEISPLRLTPFIDGSLDQCIKHAIKPMAYSTLAGGKFFSKQPNEKVVRINEVINPLIQKYEVPADQILTAWLLKHPSGILPIMGSTKITRIQSAVNSLSIEITDEEWFRVWEASTGTEVA encoded by the coding sequence ATGAATATCAAAATATCAGAAAAGGGACCTTTGTTTTCTAGAATAGTTGCTGGATGTATGAATTGGGGCGAATGGGGTGCAAATCTAACAACTGATGAGTCACAGAAATTAATTGAAGACTGTTTAGAGATTGGAGTAACGACGTTTGATCATGCTGATATTTATGGACATTATACAACAGAATCATTGTTTGGTAATGCTATAAAAGGTAAGAGTTCATTAAGAGAACAAATGCAATTGGTTACCAAGTGTGGCATTCGATTAATAACTCCTAATCGACCGGATAATCAAATTAAATCTTATAAAACTACCAAAAAGTATATTATAGAATCTGTAGAGCAATCACTAGTGAATTTACAAACAGATTTTATCGATATGCTATTAATTCATAGACCTAGTCCGTTAATGAATCCTTTGGAGATTGCAGAAGCTTTTGAAACCTTAAAATCTAGTGGTAAAGTGTTGCATTTCGGAGTTTCTAATTTTACTCCTTCTCAATTTGATATGTTGAATGATGTTTTTCCTCTACAAACCAATCAAATAGAAATTTCACCATTACGATTAACACCATTTATTGATGGTTCTTTAGATCAGTGCATAAAACATGCTATCAAACCTATGGCTTATTCTACTCTTGCTGGAGGAAAGTTTTTTTCAAAGCAACCAAATGAAAAAGTTGTTAGAATTAACGAAGTAATAAATCCTTTAATCCAAAAATATGAAGTTCCTGCTGATCAAATATTAACCGCTTGGTTACTAAAACATCCTTCTGGAATATTACCGATAATGGGTTCTACAAAAATTACTCGTATTCAATCTGCAGTAAATTCTTTATCCATCGAAATTACAGATGAAGAGTGGTTTAGAGTATGGGAGGCTTCTACGGGAACAGAAGTTGCATAA